The following DNA comes from Ornithobacterium rhinotracheale DSM 15997.
AGTTTCGATTTTCAACTCAACAGATTATTCGATGACAAATGAAGATGGTAGATTTTTCTTTCATTCAAATGTGGACACCGTCCAAATCAACGCCCCTGAATATCAAGAAATAATTACCACATTTAGTGATTTGCAAAAGATAGATACTATAAGTTTAAAGAAAATAAATGATCTGAACGAGGTAATCCATCTAGACGCCGTAGTGGCAACAGATAGTAAAAAAACCTTGATTGAAGCATACAAAAACTTCTTCAGTAAATTTTCTCGCACGCCTTATGTTGAACAATTTTTCCTAAGATCCGTGGTAAGAAAAAACGGCGAATTGATGAAAATGGAGGATTTAAGCGGAGCTGTAAAAAGAAATGTAGCGTTCCCAAACAAGGAAACGCCAAAACTTTCATTTGATTTTGAGATATATAACCAGAGAAAATTTGGAGTAGTTGATAAGAGTAAAGAGATAGAAGATTTCAAGTTTTTTAAGCTAGAAGAATTATTTAATATGTATTTAAACAACATATTTTTAAAACTAAAAAATTTCTCTTACAAAGAAAATAAACGAAAAGATGGTTCTATAAAAATAGAATTTTCGCCTTTGGAAGAATTTAAAAATTATGACATAGGATATTACCTAATTAACGACGACCATGTGGTTATGGAAATTTCTAAGGAAACAAATCCTGAATTGGAAATAAACAACATTCCTTTTGAAAAAAAGGCATGGATAAAATTTAGAACTATAAATAGCAAAATAAAAATGTCTTTTCAAAAAGACGAGAGAGTGGGAAAATATTTTATGTCGAAAGTAAGCGTTTCTCAAACATTGGAAAATTACAATTCAAAAACTAAGGAAAAAAACATTTACACCACGAATTATGAATTGATAGTTACTAAGCCCTTTTCTAATATAAAAGATTTTAAAGCAAACATCGGTGGCAACAAAAGAATTTTTGAAATAAATAAATCTTTTGATCGCGTTTTTTGGGAGAATCAAAACCAATTGACATTAACCGATGAAATGATTGACCTCATTAAAAATGCCAATCGAAAAAAATTAGAAATAAAAAGCAATTTTTAAACAAAGTTTTAAATTTGAATATGATTAAATATCTTTTAATATTCGATTTTGCTTTAGTTGGGCTTCCATTATTAATGTATCTCTTTCCGCCCAAAGAGCTAAATGCAATTTATGGATACCGAACCAAGCGCGCATCAAGAGACCAAGCGTCGTGGGATTTTGCACAGAGCTATGCTTTAAAAAGATTACTCATCGTTGCATTGATTGCTTTATTTTCGCAATTTATCTTATTGATTGCGGGATTTAGCTATAAAGATGAGCCACCCTTAATTTTCTTGATACCTTTGGGCTTATTTATATTAGGTTCTTTTATTATGATTTATAAAACCGAAATGGCTTTAATAAAATTTCAAAAGAAACCAGACCAAGAGAACGAAAACAACAATATTAAATAAACTTTAATTACGCTTAAAAAATAAGCAAAGCATCGCCCCTAAAAAAACACGCGTGTTTTTTGCAAAAATGTAGTGTGTTTTTTAAAAAAAGACACGTGTTTTTAGAATAGAAGTAGTGAGTGATTTAAAATAAAATTTATAAATTGCAAAACATATTATTTAAAGAAAAGAATATGAAAATATATTTTGACAATGCAGCAACTACGCAGCTACGAGACGAAGTGATTGATTACATGGCGTCTCATATGCGTACACATTTTGGCAACCCTTCTTCTACCCATTTTTATGGCAGAGACGCCAAGGCCTTGATAGAAAGCACCCGAAAAAGCATTGCAAAATATACCAACACCACGGGGGCAGAAATTATTTTCACCTCATGTGGCACCGAGGCCAATAATTTAATCATTCGTTCGTGTGTAGATTATCTCGGCGTGGAGCGCATCATCACTTCCCCACTCGAGCACAAATGCGTGGCAGAAACAATAAAAACCGTAGAACAAAACAAGAAGGCTGAGATTCAGAAATTGCGTGTTTTGCCCAATGGAGATTTAGACCTAGAGCAACTTGAAGAATTGCTGAAAGACGAAAGCAAAAAAACACTCGTGAGCTTGATGCACGCCAACAACGAAATCGGAAATATCTATGATATAGAAAAAATCGGCAACTTGGCACATCAATACAACGCACTATTCCATACCGACATGGTGCAAACTTTGGGACACTACCCTATTTCCTTGAGCGATCTGCCCGTAGACTTTGCCAGCAGTAGCGCACACAAATACCACGGTCCCAAAGGCGTGGGCTTTGCTTTCATACGAAAAGGAACAGGGCTGAAGGCTCAAATCACAGGGGGCGGACAAGAGCGAAACATGCGCTCGGGCACCGAAAACCTCATCGGCATCATGGGCATGGGCAAGGCTTTTGAAATAGCCAACGAGGAGTTTGAAAAAGACCAAAAGTATATTTTAGAACTTAAAGAATATATGATTGCTCAACTGAAAGAAGCTTTCCCCGATATTGTTTTTAACGGAAGAAGCGAAGATTCTGCCAAAAGCCTTTACGCCATTTTGAGCGTCCTTTTGCCTTTTAAAGATAGCCTCATTGGCTTTGAACTGGATTTAAAGGGAATTGCCGTTTCGCAAGGAAGTGCTTGTAGCTCAGGTGCAGCCAAAGTGTCTGATGTGATTGATAGCATTGTGCCTGCCGAAGTGATTGAAAAAACCACCCCTTTGCGCATTTCGTTTAGCCACTTCAACACCAAAGAAGAAATAGACTATTTTGTAGAAGTATTGAAGGAAATTGGTGAGAAATTTTAATCTTTTCTCACCAATTTAACCATATAAAACCCATCAAAGCCGGATTGGCTTGGCAAGATTTTCTTTTCTTCAATTAATTCAAAATTAGGATTTTCAGCTAAAAATTGCTGAATTTGTTTTTCGTTTTCGGCAGGAAAGATAGAGCAAGTTGCGTACACCATCAAACCGCCTTTTTTAAGCATTTTTGGGTACGAAGCCAAAATTTTCGTTTGTTCGCTCGTTACGCGTTGCAAAAAATCTTGATTAATTTTCCATTTAGCATCGGGATTTCTTTTCAGAACGCCCACGCCCGTACATGGCGCATCAATCAACACGCGGTCAAACGAATTGTGCAATCTTTTAATCGTTTTAGAAGATTCAATTACTTTGGTCTGAATATTAAAGGCACCATTCCTTTTAGCTCTTTTCTTTACTTCTTTCAATTTCCACGGCACGATATCCATTGCCAAAACGCTACCTTTGTTTTGCAATAAAGACGCCATGTGCAGTGATTTTCCGCCACCGCCAGCACAGGCATCTACCACACGCATTCCAGGCTCAAGCTCCAAGAACGGAGCCACCAATTGTGATGACGCATCTTGCATCTCAAACCAACCATTTTTAAAGGCTTCTGTCTGGAACAGATTTTTCTGATTCACCAATAAATATGCGTCTGGATAATCAGGAATTGCCTCAATTTCCACGTCCTCCTCTGCCAAAGATTTTCTCAGCATTTTTTCATTAGCCTTTAAAGTATTTAGCCTTAAAATCGGGGGCGCAGGCTGGTTCATCGCCTCGAGCTCTTGGTTCCAAGATTCCTCGCCCAATTGCTCCACACCCAACTCGTATAAATTCGGAGAAACAGAATACCAAACATTCGGTATTTTTTTAGCTTTGAGATAATTAGATTTAATTTTATCGATATTATACCTTCCAAATTCCTCCAATTGCGGAATTTCTACATTATTTATAATAAAGTAAGTCGCGATTAAAGACCAATAATCTTTTCTCTTCAACGCCCCGTTTGATGCATAGTCTATGAGCGATTTCCATCGCACAATGTCGTACACGGTTTCGGCAACAAAGGCACGATCGCGGCTGCCCCATTGTTTGTTTTGTTTAAAAGTGCGTTCAATTTCCTTGTCGGTATAGCGATTTTGCACAAAAACGGATTGAAGAATTTGTGTAATCCCGATGTATAAATTTCTAAAAGGCAATGCTTGTTTCATATAAATAATGCTGAATGAACGGCAAAGTTAGTCATAAAATCTTAGTTTAAGCTTGATTTGTTATGCTTTTAATCAAAAAAGATATTTTGGCTAAATTATGAGATTTGACATAAAATCACTTTTAATCTTCGTTTATAAATCGTATTTTTGGAGAAATTCAATCATTAAAAAATACTTTAAAATTATGCCAAAAGGAAATTTTTATGTACCAGAAGCCTATAACGAGCCCGTAAAATCTTACGCTCCAGGCTCTCCTGAACGCGAATCTCTTCAAAAAAAATATGACGAATTATGGAACACCGTAACACCTGTGCATCAAGTGATTGCAGGCGAGCGTGTAGAAGGGACTAAAAAAGAACTTTTCTCTCCGCACGATCATCAGCACTGTATTGCACATTACTACGAGGGCACGGGAGATGATGTAAAAAAAGCCATCGATAGTGCACTCGCGGCAAAAGCTAAATGGGCAGCATTGCCATGGGAAGAGCGTGCAGCTATTTTCTTAAAAGCGGCTGAGTTAGTAGCAACCAAATACCGCGACACGCTGAATGCGGCAACCATGATTGGACAAAGTAAAACGGCTTTTCAAGCAGAG
Coding sequences within:
- a CDS encoding peptidase associated/transthyretin-like domain-containing protein, with protein sequence MLSIQICFSQEKITKVIVDYETKKPLSGVSIFNSTDYSMTNEDGRFFFHSNVDTVQINAPEYQEIITTFSDLQKIDTISLKKINDLNEVIHLDAVVATDSKKTLIEAYKNFFSKFSRTPYVEQFFLRSVVRKNGELMKMEDLSGAVKRNVAFPNKETPKLSFDFEIYNQRKFGVVDKSKEIEDFKFFKLEELFNMYLNNIFLKLKNFSYKENKRKDGSIKIEFSPLEEFKNYDIGYYLINDDHVVMEISKETNPELEINNIPFEKKAWIKFRTINSKIKMSFQKDERVGKYFMSKVSVSQTLENYNSKTKEKNIYTTNYELIVTKPFSNIKDFKANIGGNKRIFEINKSFDRVFWENQNQLTLTDEMIDLIKNANRKKLEIKSNF
- a CDS encoding SdpI family protein, which codes for MIKYLLIFDFALVGLPLLMYLFPPKELNAIYGYRTKRASRDQASWDFAQSYALKRLLIVALIALFSQFILLIAGFSYKDEPPLIFLIPLGLFILGSFIMIYKTEMALIKFQKKPDQENENNNIK
- a CDS encoding cysteine desulfurase family protein, which produces MKIYFDNAATTQLRDEVIDYMASHMRTHFGNPSSTHFYGRDAKALIESTRKSIAKYTNTTGAEIIFTSCGTEANNLIIRSCVDYLGVERIITSPLEHKCVAETIKTVEQNKKAEIQKLRVLPNGDLDLEQLEELLKDESKKTLVSLMHANNEIGNIYDIEKIGNLAHQYNALFHTDMVQTLGHYPISLSDLPVDFASSSAHKYHGPKGVGFAFIRKGTGLKAQITGGGQERNMRSGTENLIGIMGMGKAFEIANEEFEKDQKYILELKEYMIAQLKEAFPDIVFNGRSEDSAKSLYAILSVLLPFKDSLIGFELDLKGIAVSQGSACSSGAAKVSDVIDSIVPAEVIEKTTPLRISFSHFNTKEEIDYFVEVLKEIGEKF
- a CDS encoding methyltransferase domain-containing protein, producing MKQALPFRNLYIGITQILQSVFVQNRYTDKEIERTFKQNKQWGSRDRAFVAETVYDIVRWKSLIDYASNGALKRKDYWSLIATYFIINNVEIPQLEEFGRYNIDKIKSNYLKAKKIPNVWYSVSPNLYELGVEQLGEESWNQELEAMNQPAPPILRLNTLKANEKMLRKSLAEEDVEIEAIPDYPDAYLLVNQKNLFQTEAFKNGWFEMQDASSQLVAPFLELEPGMRVVDACAGGGGKSLHMASLLQNKGSVLAMDIVPWKLKEVKKRAKRNGAFNIQTKVIESSKTIKRLHNSFDRVLIDAPCTGVGVLKRNPDAKWKINQDFLQRVTSEQTKILASYPKMLKKGGLMVYATCSIFPAENEKQIQQFLAENPNFELIEEKKILPSQSGFDGFYMVKLVRKD